A DNA window from Melanotaenia boesemani isolate fMelBoe1 chromosome 6, fMelBoe1.pri, whole genome shotgun sequence contains the following coding sequences:
- the eaf1 gene encoding ELL-associated factor 1 produces MNGSTNPLLDKEEHVLKLGESFEKRPKSSFHTIRYDFKPASIDTSCEGELQVGKGDEVTITLPHIPGSTPPMTVFKGNKRPYQKDCVLIINHDTGEFVLEKLSSSIQVKKTRAEGSSKIQARIEQQSVRSTQPSSQFRAPTKPGAGIKTSPSPSKDNPSPEPQLDDIKRELRAEVEMIEQMSSSGSSSSSDSDDASGSGDDSSSSDGERDAPRPLSQTSPSRHPMANGGTDRQQGNNQLMNTLRNDLQLSESGSDSDDD; encoded by the exons ATGAACGGGAGTACAAATCCACTGTTGGATAAAGAGGAGCATGTTTTGAAGCTTGGAGAAAGCTTTGAGAAAAGGCCAAAATCTTCCTTTCACACCATCAGAT ATGACTTTAAGCCAGCATCTATTGACACAAGCTGCGAGGGAGAGCTACAAGTTGGGAAAGGAGATGAAGTTACCATAACACTACCTCACATTCCT gGTTCCACACCTCCAATGACAGTATTCAAAGGAAACAAGCGGCCATATCAGAAAGACTGTGTGCTCATCATAAACCACGACACAGGGGAATTCGTACTGGAGAAGCTTAGCAGCAGCATCCAGGTCAAGAAAACAAG GGCGGAGGGCAGCAGTAAGATCCAGGCTCGAATTGAACAACAGTCAGTTCGTTCCACTCAGCCCAGCTCTCAGTTTCGGGCCCCAACCAAACCAGGAGCTGGGATCAAAACCTCCCCTTCACCATCTAAGGACAACCCCTCCCCAGAACCACAGCTTGATGACATCAAGAGAG AACTGCGAGCAGAGGTGGAGATGATAGAGCAGATGagcagcagcggcagcagcagctcctccGACTCGGATGACGCCTCCGGAAGTGGtgatgacagcagcagcagcgatgGAGAGCGTGATGCTCCCCGACCGCTCAGCCAGACCTCTCCCAGCCGCCATCCCATGGCCAACGGAGGAACTGACCGACAGCAGGGCAACAACCAGCTCATGAACACGCTCC GAAATGATCTTCAGCTCAGTGAGTCAGG
- the mettl6 gene encoding tRNA N(3)-methylcytidine methyltransferase METTL6: MALSTNSTCCIDVKQTEIVESNERIVPCIPGQTKTAIAGDLTQEELDRLNNEKTLVSDFKQMKLEKEAQKNWDLFYKRNTTNFFKDRHWTTREFEELKACREFESQKLVLLEAGCGVGNCIFPLLEDDLNIFVYACDFSPRAVEFVKQNPLYCPERCCAFQCDLTKDNLMENVPKGSVDVITLIFVLSAIHPDKMKLALKNIIKVLKPGGIVLFRDYGLHDHAMLRFKSGSKLGDNFYVRQDGTRSYFFSKEFLAKLFEDAGFQSVANDYVLRETVNKKEGLCVPRVFLQSKFIKPQEPQTS, encoded by the exons ATGGCACTATCGACAAATAGTACGTGTTGTATTGAtgttaaacaaactgaaatagTGGAATCCAATGAAAGAATTGTTCCATGCATCCCGGGTCAGACGAAGACCGCTATTGCTGGAGATTTAACCCAAGAGGAGCTAGACAGACTGAACAACGAGAAGACTCTGGTGTCCGACTTCAAACAGATGAAGTTGGAAAAAGAAGCTCAGAAAAACTGGGActtgttttataaaagaaacaCGACGAATTTCTTCAAGGACAGGCACTGGACCACGAGAGAATTTGAGGAGCTCAAAGCATGCCGAGAG TTTGAGTCCCAAAAGTTGGTGCTGCTGGAGGCTGGCTGCGGAGTGGGAAACTGCATCTTTCCCCTGCTGGAAGATGATCTCAACATCTTTGTTTATGCATGTGACTTCTCGCCTCGAGCTGTTGAATTTGTTAAA CAAAACCCCCTTTATTGCCCTGAACGTTGCTGTGCCTTCCAGTGTGATTTAACCAAAGATAATCTGATGGAAAATGTGCCAAAGGGCAGCGTGGATGTTATCACACTCATTTTTGTCCTGTCAGCCATCCATCCTGACAAGATGAAGCTGGCTTTGAAGAACATCATTAAG GTGCTGAAGCCTGGAGGCATCGTCCTTTTCAGGGACTATGGTCTGCATGATCACGCCATGCTCCGGTTTAAATCTGGCAGCAAGCTGGGAGACAACTTCTATGTTCGGCAGGATGGAACACGCTCCTACTTCTTCTCAAAAG AGTTCTTGGCTAAGCTTTTTGAGGACGCAGGCTTCCAGTCTGTTGCCAACGACTACGTCCTGAGAGAGACGGTCAACAAGAAGGAAGGGCTTTGTGTTCCACGAGTGTTTCTACAGAGCAAGTTCATCAAGCCACAGGAGCCACAAACCTCCTGA